The following nucleotide sequence is from Solidesulfovibrio carbinolicus.
CTGGTCTTCGCCCCGGACGCCATGGTCTATCATCGCCATCCGGCCACCCTGGGCCGCTACTTGACCATCAAGGCCAGCCGGGCCTTTTGGCGGCTTCGGGCCTGCCGGGAGCACCCCGAAAAGCTCGTGCGCGACGGCTACACCCCGCCGGTCATCCGCCTCCAGACCATCCTGGCCGGGCTGTTCACCCTGTCCACGGTCCTGGCCCCGTTCTCCCGGCCGGCCGGCCTGTTCGCCCTGGTTGCCCTGGCCGGGCTGCTGGGCAGCGCCCTGCCCTTTGCCCGCTTCGCCGCCGGGCGCGACAGGACCGTGGCCCGATTGGCCCCGATGTTCGTCACGCTGCGCTCCCTGGCCTTTGCCGCCGGTCTGGCCTGGGGACTGGCCGACCGCGTGCTGTCCCGGACAGCCTGCCGCGCCCCTCACGAAAAAACCAGAAACCGGGTGGGCCTTGATCTCCACACCATTTCCGGCATCCGCCAGGGGTCGCGCACCTACATCGAGGCCCTGGCCGCCCGGTTGCCTGAGGCCGCCCCGGACCTCGACTTCGTCTTCTACGCCACCCGCGATGGCCTGGACGCGGCCCGCACCCTGGCCGGGAGCGCACCGAACGTCACGGTGCGCGAAATCCCCGCCGGCCGTTTCGCCCGGCTGATCGCCCCCTTCCCCTGGAGGCTGGCCCGGGAGGTGGACGTCTTCCACTGCCAGTACCTCGCGCCGCTTTCGCCCACGGTCCCCTGCGTGGTCAGCCTCCACGACATCCTGCATGAAGCCATGCCCGAGCATTTCCCCAAGGGGCTTTCCCGCCTCATGCGGCTGCTCTATCCCCTGAGCGCCCGCCGGGCGGCCATGGTGCTGACGCTGTCGGCCTATTGCCGCGACGAAATCGTCGCCCGCTACCGCGTGCCGGCCGACCGCGTGGCCTACGCCTTTCCCGGGGTGGACCCGGCCTTTGCCCCGGTGTCCGACCCGGCCGCCCTGGCCGCCGTGCGCGTCCGGCTGGGGCTGCCCGAGGGTCCCTACATCCTCTTTTTGGGACGCATGGAGCCGCGAAAAAACGTGCCCGGGCTGGCGGCGGCCTACGCCCTGCTGCGTCGGCGGCTGGGAATGCAAACGCCCACCCTGGTCATCGCCGGGCCCGACGACGGGCTTTTCGCCGCCTTTGGGCAAAGGCTGCGCGCAGCGGGAACGGGCGAGGGCATTGTCTTTTGCGGCGGCGTGGCCCAGGCGGATCTGCCGGCCTTGCTGTCCGGGGCGGCGGTCTTTGCCTATCCGAGCTTTGGCGAGGGATTCGGGCTGCCGGTGGCGGAGGCCATGGCCTGCGGCGCGCCGGTGGCGGCAAGCTTGGCCCCGGCCGTGCCCGAGGCGGCCGGCGGCGCGGCGCTGCTGGTCGATCCGTCCGACCCCGAAGCCCTGGCCGGAGCGCTTTATCGGGTGCTGGCCGAGCCGGAACTGGCCGCCGAACTGCGGGCCAGGGGGTTGGCCCGGGCGAAACGGCTCGATTGGAACGACACGGCGGCAATGGCCGTGGCCGCCTATCGACGGGCCTTGGCCGGCCGCCCGAGCCCCTAAGGAGCGCGTCATGCGCCTGCTCATCTACTGCGACGACCCCAGCTACGGCGGCACGGCCGTCAACGCCGGTCTGCTGGCCCAAGGGCTGGTCGAAGCCGGACATGCCGTCGCCCTGGCCGCTGCGGCCGACATCACCGGCCAGGCCCCGGGCGTCTCCCATTTGCCCATCGATTGCGACACCATGCGCGGTTTTTTCAAAACCGTCAGCAGCCGCACGGAGCCGGAAGAAGTCTTGCTGGCCGCGCGCCCCGACCTGACGCTTTTTTGCGACGGCGCGCCGGATTCGAGCCTGGCGGCCAAGGCCGTTTGCCGGGATTGGGGCATCCCCTATGGCATTCAGGTCAATTACGTGGCTGTCGATCAGATTGCCGCCATGGGGCCGCGTCTGGAAGAAGCGCGCCGGGCCTTCGACGCCGCCCTGGCCGTGGCCGCCGTGTCCGGGGAGAACCTGACCTTGTTGCGCTTGGTGTTCAATTTGTCGCCCCAGCGTTCCGGCGTCATCCGCAACGGCCGTCCTCTGAACTTTTTCGAGCCCGTGCCCGAAGCCGAGCGTCTGGCCCGTCGCGACGCCCTCGGGTTGGCCCCGGACGAGGTCTTGTGCCTCACCGTCGCCCGCTACGAGCCGCGCAAGGGGTATCGCCATTTGCTGGCCGCCGCCGAGCTGCTCCACGGCCGCAAGGGCGGCCAGCGGCTGCGTTTCGCGGCCATAGGCCACTGCCTGGGCTCCGGCCGACGCCAAGTGGAGGCGCTCGTCGCGGCAAGCCCGGCCCGGGATCGGGTGCGGCTGCTTGGTCAACGCGACGACGTGCGGGAATGGCTCGCCGCTGCCGACATTTTCGCGTTGCCTTCGGAATCGGAAGGGATGCCCCTATGCGTCATCGAGGCCATGGCCCAGAGCCTGCCCGTGGCGGCTTCGGCCGTCAGCGGCGTCCCGGAATTGCTCGGGGATGCCGGCGTGTTGTTGCCCGATCCCAACGTCTCGCCCGAGGCCACGGCCCAAGCCCTGGCCAACGCCCTGGCCTGGCTTGCCGCCGACGCCCCGGCCCGGGTCAGGCTGGGCCAAGCCGGACGCCAACGAGCCCTGGCCCACTTCACCCTTCCGGCCATGCTGCGCGACTGGGTCGGCCTTGTGGCGTCGTTGGCTCCAGCCGTGGCCGCGTCCCGTCCGCGCTGGCCCGACCCGGCCGACTATCAGCCGCCCAACAAGGCCGGCCTGGGCGCGGACATCCCCGTGGGCGAGGATGTGCCCGCTTTCCCCTTTCTCAAGG
It contains:
- a CDS encoding glycosyltransferase; the protein is MPRLTVVIPAYNAAATLGDALDALATQTIPQSAFSVIVVDDGSSDATAALARAKGATVISQPNAGPAAARNAGAAAAPPDCDILVFTDADCAPAPDFLARLTAPLDDGAVAGVQGAYRTRQTSLVARFAQIEFEDRYAYVARRPAIDLVATYAAAYRRAVFDGAGGFDTSFRTADNEDTELSYRLAAAGHRLVFAPDAMVYHRHPATLGRYLTIKASRAFWRLRACREHPEKLVRDGYTPPVIRLQTILAGLFTLSTVLAPFSRPAGLFALVALAGLLGSALPFARFAAGRDRTVARLAPMFVTLRSLAFAAGLAWGLADRVLSRTACRAPHEKTRNRVGLDLHTISGIRQGSRTYIEALAARLPEAAPDLDFVFYATRDGLDAARTLAGSAPNVTVREIPAGRFARLIAPFPWRLAREVDVFHCQYLAPLSPTVPCVVSLHDILHEAMPEHFPKGLSRLMRLLYPLSARRAAMVLTLSAYCRDEIVARYRVPADRVAYAFPGVDPAFAPVSDPAALAAVRVRLGLPEGPYILFLGRMEPRKNVPGLAAAYALLRRRLGMQTPTLVIAGPDDGLFAAFGQRLRAAGTGEGIVFCGGVAQADLPALLSGAAVFAYPSFGEGFGLPVAEAMACGAPVAASLAPAVPEAAGGAALLVDPSDPEALAGALYRVLAEPELAAELRARGLARAKRLDWNDTAAMAVAAYRRALAGRPSP
- a CDS encoding glycosyltransferase — encoded protein: MRLLIYCDDPSYGGTAVNAGLLAQGLVEAGHAVALAAAADITGQAPGVSHLPIDCDTMRGFFKTVSSRTEPEEVLLAARPDLTLFCDGAPDSSLAAKAVCRDWGIPYGIQVNYVAVDQIAAMGPRLEEARRAFDAALAVAAVSGENLTLLRLVFNLSPQRSGVIRNGRPLNFFEPVPEAERLARRDALGLAPDEVLCLTVARYEPRKGYRHLLAAAELLHGRKGGQRLRFAAIGHCLGSGRRQVEALVAASPARDRVRLLGQRDDVREWLAAADIFALPSESEGMPLCVIEAMAQSLPVAASAVSGVPELLGDAGVLLPDPNVSPEATAQALANALAWLAADAPARVRLGQAGRQRALAHFTLPAMLRDWVGLVASLAPAVAASRPRWPDPADYQPPNKAGLGADIPVGEDVPAFPFLKDGWSHGEVSGRWTDGTRARLRLGLPEAARAGFVLELSGHPYPGGGAPLVMTLTADGRPAGRFAWPGAPENLDAALCCLPGSQGFPSQTDIVFSFDGAASPASRGESDDERLLGFFLTRLRIAPLGREEA